One Tunturibacter gelidoferens genomic region harbors:
- a CDS encoding winged helix-turn-helix domain-containing protein: MTTEPRIVYEFGPFRMDPIKQTLLRENNLIPLTPKAFETLLALVRHSRDVVSKEDLLKEVWPDSFVEESNLSQNIFLLRKALGDTAKDRQYIVTLPGRGYRFAAPVRTLTHPGDVIVAHARTHTHILIEENEVETAGVPVAFPPPQKPRASRKALFSIAAMVVLLIVGAFFLVRDRRPTNPGEKRSILVADFVNTTGDPIFDDTLRRGMEVQLEQSPSLSLISDQSIRQVLGLMRQPLDSRLQGQTAREVCERTGGSAVLEGSIKHFGSDYVLNLHSVNCRTGENIDDEQAQVTQKEDILAAVTKMARGFRARVGASTAPLVKQDTPLAEATTPSLEALKAYSLGWRVEALQGGEPAIPFFLRAVEIDPSFAMAYASLGLMYGSSGSSELATENVVRAYQLRDRASDKERFFITAYYFGRATGNQEKAQQVCNEWIRTYPLEFLPHAFLAGFVDLVLANYTGASEEARRVVQLNPDDGVGYYLLGYDSLYLNNLQDAETALHVAAQRNIDQARMATLRFDLAYIMGDRTGMRREVETAQAHPELEDRILDRQAFAEASEGHLKNAVNLSLHAVALALQGGRREQAAVFEVRAALWEAFFEESIEAKRTATEALTLAGNREVNYGAALALALAGELKQADTLANDLEKRYPEDTSVRFSYLPVIRAAVAVQHGDSSKAFAALQASVPYEMGSPRSSQTAYFGSLYPVFFSGEAFLAAHKGSEAAKEFEKILAHPGIMIGDPVFVLSHIGLARSYALAGEFAKARVQYEKFFALWKNADTDCPILKRAEAEYRNLR, encoded by the coding sequence ATGACTACGGAACCCAGGATCGTCTATGAGTTCGGGCCGTTCCGCATGGACCCCATCAAGCAGACGCTGCTCCGGGAGAACAACCTCATTCCGCTTACTCCGAAGGCATTCGAAACGCTGCTTGCACTGGTCCGCCATAGCCGGGACGTGGTCTCCAAGGAAGACCTCCTGAAGGAGGTTTGGCCTGACTCGTTTGTTGAGGAATCGAACCTGAGCCAGAACATCTTTCTGCTGCGTAAGGCTCTGGGAGACACCGCGAAGGATCGCCAATATATTGTGACGCTACCGGGTCGCGGCTATCGATTTGCCGCACCGGTTCGCACTTTGACTCATCCAGGCGATGTCATCGTGGCGCATGCACGGACACACACGCACATTCTGATTGAGGAGAACGAAGTTGAAACGGCCGGGGTACCCGTGGCGTTCCCGCCTCCACAAAAGCCACGGGCGAGTCGGAAAGCCCTGTTCTCCATCGCAGCGATGGTTGTGCTGCTGATAGTAGGCGCATTCTTTCTAGTTCGGGATCGCCGGCCTACAAATCCGGGCGAGAAGCGTTCCATCCTGGTGGCCGATTTCGTGAATACCACCGGAGATCCCATATTCGACGACACTCTGCGCCGGGGCATGGAGGTGCAGCTGGAACAGTCGCCTTCGCTCAGCCTGATCTCCGACCAGAGCATCCGGCAGGTGCTGGGCCTCATGAGGCAGCCACTCGACTCTCGTCTTCAGGGGCAAACCGCTCGGGAGGTTTGCGAGCGTACCGGCGGTTCCGCCGTCCTGGAGGGCTCCATCAAACATTTCGGCAGCGACTATGTACTGAACCTCCACTCAGTCAACTGCCGCACCGGAGAGAACATCGACGACGAGCAGGCCCAGGTTACGCAGAAGGAAGACATTCTGGCCGCGGTCACCAAAATGGCGCGCGGCTTTCGCGCCAGAGTGGGCGCATCAACCGCCCCGCTTGTAAAGCAGGATACCCCGCTCGCCGAAGCGACCACGCCATCGCTTGAGGCCCTGAAGGCTTATAGCCTCGGCTGGAGGGTAGAGGCTTTGCAGGGAGGCGAGCCTGCCATACCATTCTTTCTGCGTGCCGTGGAGATTGACCCGAGCTTCGCAATGGCTTACGCCTCACTAGGGTTGATGTACGGCTCGTCTGGGTCTTCGGAACTGGCCACCGAGAATGTCGTACGGGCATATCAGCTTCGCGACCGGGCCAGCGACAAGGAACGGTTTTTTATTACCGCCTACTACTTCGGACGAGCGACTGGAAATCAGGAAAAGGCGCAGCAGGTCTGCAACGAGTGGATCCGAACATACCCGCTCGAGTTTCTCCCTCATGCCTTTCTTGCTGGATTCGTCGACCTCGTACTAGCCAACTACACAGGTGCATCTGAAGAGGCACGAAGGGTCGTCCAGCTCAACCCGGACGACGGTGTTGGATATTACCTGCTGGGTTACGACTCGTTGTATCTCAACAACCTTCAAGACGCAGAGACTGCGCTCCACGTGGCAGCGCAGCGCAATATCGATCAGGCGCGGATGGCGACACTCCGCTTCGACCTTGCCTACATCATGGGTGATCGAACAGGAATGAGGCGTGAGGTTGAGACAGCGCAAGCTCACCCTGAGTTGGAGGATCGGATCCTGGATCGTCAGGCCTTTGCGGAGGCATCGGAGGGGCACCTCAAGAATGCAGTCAACCTGTCGCTGCATGCGGTCGCATTGGCGCTCCAAGGAGGTAGACGCGAGCAGGCAGCCGTGTTCGAAGTCAGGGCAGCTCTTTGGGAAGCATTTTTTGAGGAGTCGATCGAGGCGAAACGAACTGCCACAGAGGCGTTGACTCTGGCCGGCAACCGTGAGGTGAATTATGGCGCGGCTCTTGCGCTGGCTCTTGCGGGAGAGTTGAAGCAGGCAGACACGCTTGCAAATGATCTGGAGAAGCGCTATCCAGAGGACACCTCAGTCAGGTTCAGCTATCTCCCGGTCATCCGGGCCGCCGTGGCTGTGCAACATGGCGACTCCTCAAAGGCGTTCGCCGCGCTGCAGGCCAGCGTCCCCTATGAAATGGGGTCGCCGCGAAGCAGCCAAACCGCATACTTCGGCTCTCTATACCCCGTCTTCTTCAGTGGCGAGGCGTTTTTGGCGGCCCACAAAGGATCAGAGGCAGCTAAAGAGTTTGAAAAGATCCTCGCTCATCCCGGCATCATGATCGGCGATCCTGTTTTCGTCTTGAGTCACATCGGTCTGGCTCGATCCTATGCTCTCGCGGGAGAATTCGCGAAGGCCCGAGTCCAATACGAAAAGTTCTTTGCGCTCTGGAAGAACGCTGATACCGACTGCCCCATTCTCAAACGAGCCGAAGCAGAATACCGAAACCTACGCTGA
- a CDS encoding RNA polymerase sigma factor gives MSGSAPWTTDRNSSQVEAYRTMLSETSRCDTFEQLALPLFPSLYNHAFWLTHDQAEAEDLVQETFSKALGAFDSFQPGTNFKAWTIRILRNTFLTTRTGLAASRTVFLEDHPEKLDTPGGSTPEDNLIRLDNLAALHIALEQLPPQLREVLLLCDVDEIKYKDIALILDVPIGTVMSRVSRARRTLRQLLQPQLGESL, from the coding sequence ATGTCTGGTTCCGCTCCGTGGACCACAGACCGTAACTCCAGTCAGGTTGAGGCATACCGCACCATGCTCTCTGAAACCAGTCGTTGCGACACCTTTGAACAGCTTGCGCTCCCGCTCTTTCCGTCGCTCTACAACCACGCGTTCTGGCTGACCCACGATCAAGCCGAGGCCGAAGATCTCGTGCAAGAGACTTTCTCAAAGGCCCTCGGTGCCTTCGATTCATTCCAGCCAGGTACCAACTTTAAGGCCTGGACCATCCGCATCCTTCGCAATACCTTCCTCACCACGCGCACCGGCTTAGCCGCCTCCCGCACTGTTTTCCTCGAAGACCATCCAGAAAAACTCGACACCCCCGGCGGGTCCACTCCGGAAGACAATCTCATCCGTCTCGACAACCTGGCCGCTCTCCACATCGCACTCGAGCAGCTTCCACCACAACTCCGCGAAGTTCTGCTCCTCTGCGACGTTGATGAGATTAAGTACAAAGACATCGCCCTCATCCTCGACGTCCCCATCGGCACTGTTATGTCACGCGTCTCGCGCGCCCGCCGCACCCTCCGCCAACTTTTGCAGCCGCAGCTCGGGGAATCCCTATGA
- a CDS encoding winged helix-turn-helix domain-containing tetratricopeptide repeat protein: MESLRQTPVVRFGTFEVSFASNEIRKAGVKIRVQQQPLRLLEILLGRPGEVVTREELRSRIWAGENFGDFDQAVNIAIAKLRSALGDSAESPRYIETLPKRGYRFIAEVSVVDTAGHANAPESAPGDTTGIEPGPPGQGVALTVSHKPWLRPTRRAVVVTVVVLSLAILAVWLFRSRERPLAGIRSIAVLPLDNLSGNPSQDYFSDGMTDELITDLAKIKALRVISRTSVMGYKGTHSHLPEIARQLNVEAVVEGSVLRVGDRVRITAQLIQVPADRHLWAESYEGNLSDTLALQNNVAQAIAEQIRIEVTPQEQAALKSVKTIDPATYEDYLKGRYFWSKRTADGLKKAVDYFNLAIAREPNYPAAYSGLADTYALLGDWQYAVMPTKEAVPRAKAAAVKALELDDTLSEAHNSLGFCLDGFDWNFDAADREFRRAIELNPGYASAHHWYAWHLALLDRNDDALTEMRKAASLDPLSLNINSDLAELLLIAHFPDESIQQSRKTIDMDPAFSAAHNQLGQGYLAKHMYAEAIAELQKAIQLSGDSPIFTANLARAYVAANRKADAVELLNDLKRSSVPGYPLAAEIAMVYTALGDKDHAMTWLEKGYEERFNPGVLLRSCFDPIRSDPRFKDLVRRIGLPS; this comes from the coding sequence ATGGAATCATTGCGGCAGACGCCCGTCGTTCGGTTCGGAACTTTTGAGGTTTCTTTCGCTTCGAACGAAATACGCAAAGCGGGTGTTAAAATCCGGGTCCAGCAGCAACCCCTGAGACTGCTGGAGATATTGCTCGGGCGGCCGGGAGAAGTCGTTACCAGGGAGGAGTTGCGGAGCCGAATATGGGCCGGCGAGAATTTTGGTGATTTCGACCAGGCTGTCAACATCGCCATTGCGAAGCTCCGAAGTGCGTTAGGTGACTCGGCCGAAAGTCCCCGATATATTGAGACACTTCCAAAACGTGGTTATCGCTTCATTGCGGAAGTGTCGGTTGTCGATACTGCGGGCCACGCGAATGCGCCAGAATCTGCGCCTGGAGATACAACCGGGATAGAGCCGGGGCCTCCTGGCCAAGGCGTAGCGCTAACCGTTTCGCACAAACCCTGGCTAAGGCCGACACGCCGCGCCGTGGTCGTCACCGTAGTGGTCCTGAGTTTGGCAATTCTCGCAGTCTGGCTATTTCGATCCCGGGAACGCCCACTTGCCGGGATTCGATCCATAGCAGTGCTTCCGCTGGACAACCTCTCAGGCAATCCTTCGCAGGATTATTTTTCTGACGGCATGACCGACGAGTTGATTACGGATCTGGCAAAGATCAAAGCTTTACGGGTCATCTCGCGCACCTCCGTCATGGGATACAAAGGAACGCACTCGCATCTTCCAGAAATTGCGCGACAGTTGAACGTAGAGGCGGTCGTGGAAGGCTCGGTGCTCCGCGTTGGCGACCGGGTCCGAATTACGGCTCAATTGATCCAGGTACCGGCCGACAGACACCTGTGGGCCGAGAGCTATGAGGGGAACCTCAGCGATACCTTAGCTCTCCAGAACAACGTAGCGCAAGCTATCGCAGAACAAATCCGGATCGAGGTGACACCGCAGGAGCAAGCTGCACTGAAAAGCGTGAAGACGATTGACCCCGCTACTTACGAGGATTATCTCAAGGGGCGATACTTTTGGAGCAAACGGACAGCGGACGGCTTGAAGAAGGCCGTCGATTACTTCAACCTAGCCATCGCCCGAGAACCAAACTACCCTGCGGCCTACAGCGGCTTGGCGGACACGTATGCTCTTTTGGGAGATTGGCAATATGCGGTGATGCCCACCAAAGAGGCAGTGCCCAGAGCAAAGGCCGCCGCCGTGAAAGCTTTGGAACTGGACGATACGCTCAGCGAAGCGCACAATTCGCTTGGGTTCTGCCTAGACGGCTTCGACTGGAATTTTGATGCAGCTGACAGGGAATTCCGGCGAGCGATAGAGCTCAACCCAGGGTATGCATCCGCACATCATTGGTACGCCTGGCACCTTGCGTTGCTAGATCGTAATGACGACGCCCTCACCGAAATGAGAAAGGCCGCAAGTCTGGATCCGCTGTCCCTCAACATCAATTCGGATTTGGCCGAGCTTCTTCTTATTGCGCATTTTCCTGACGAATCGATCCAGCAGAGCCGGAAGACGATCGATATGGACCCTGCTTTTTCAGCGGCGCATAATCAACTCGGCCAGGGGTACTTGGCGAAGCATATGTACGCGGAAGCAATCGCAGAGCTGCAAAAGGCGATCCAGCTCTCCGGAGACAGTCCGATATTTACCGCGAACCTGGCTCGCGCCTACGTCGCAGCGAACAGAAAAGCAGATGCGGTGGAGCTGCTAAACGATCTTAAACGAAGCTCGGTCCCTGGCTATCCGCTTGCCGCGGAGATTGCGATGGTCTATACCGCCCTGGGCGACAAGGACCACGCCATGACATGGCTCGAAAAAGGTTATGAAGAGCGATTTAATCCAGGCGTCCTGCTGCGGTCCTGCTTCGACCCAATACGCTCCGACCCGCGCTTCAAAGACCTTGTGCGTCGGATTGGGCTTCCGTCGTAA
- a CDS encoding TIGR03118 family protein, whose amino-acid sequence MQTNIISDGATVKALVTDPTLINPWGVSVGPAIWIDKAGSGSVAVDTAAGATAVPLLPSVTIPAAAPAPAQGSPSGTVYNSNSAIFDIPGSTSALFLFGTLDGTIAAWNVNSGTQAVTVVNNSAKASYTDIALDTNATGTFLLAANFRQGTVDVFDSTFAAHVLTGSFADPTLPAGYSPFGIHGIGGNVYVTYAQVNTATGESVGAGLGYVNEFDNNGNFIARVASQSVLNAPWGMALAPAGFGSFGGDLLIGNFGDGVINAFDPETFALIGSLNTSAGTPIANIGLWEIFFGQNSGQTTTLGDPNTLYFAAGINGEKGGLFGSIAVVQPAAANFTLQASANSVTVATGQTAGNVTLSLAAANGFTGPVTFSCTPASVTCTFSQPSVTLSGSGTTSVTVAIAPTATSAPPTGGGYNRSSNHSVNLFQSRAGITLAFIGPAGLLAFASLKRKSILAGGSLFALLLVAATAAIAGCSSSASPQQAASTTPVAPASTQVTVNAISGAITQSVMVTLTVQ is encoded by the coding sequence GTGCAGACAAACATCATTTCGGACGGTGCGACGGTAAAAGCACTCGTTACCGATCCCACGCTAATCAATCCCTGGGGCGTTTCAGTCGGTCCGGCTATCTGGATCGATAAGGCTGGCAGTGGCTCGGTGGCGGTCGACACCGCCGCTGGTGCCACTGCGGTACCGTTGCTGCCGTCGGTCACGATACCTGCGGCAGCTCCCGCGCCGGCGCAAGGCAGTCCGAGCGGCACGGTATATAACAGCAACAGCGCTATCTTCGACATTCCGGGCAGCACATCGGCCTTGTTCCTCTTCGGCACCCTTGACGGCACGATCGCCGCCTGGAATGTGAACAGCGGGACGCAAGCGGTGACGGTGGTCAATAACTCCGCCAAGGCCTCTTACACCGACATCGCGCTCGACACCAACGCAACCGGAACGTTCCTGCTTGCCGCTAACTTCAGACAAGGCACCGTGGACGTCTTCGACAGCACTTTTGCTGCGCACGTTCTTACAGGTAGCTTTGCCGATCCGACATTGCCCGCGGGCTATTCGCCCTTTGGCATCCACGGCATCGGCGGAAATGTCTATGTGACCTATGCCCAGGTCAACACCGCCACTGGTGAGAGCGTGGGTGCCGGTCTCGGCTATGTCAATGAGTTCGACAACAATGGAAACTTCATCGCGCGAGTCGCCAGTCAAAGCGTATTGAATGCGCCGTGGGGGATGGCGCTTGCTCCCGCGGGCTTTGGTAGCTTCGGTGGCGACCTTCTGATCGGCAACTTCGGAGACGGCGTGATAAACGCTTTCGATCCCGAGACGTTTGCGCTGATCGGCTCGTTGAACACAAGCGCGGGCACCCCGATCGCGAACATCGGCCTGTGGGAGATATTCTTCGGACAGAACAGCGGCCAGACCACCACGCTGGGCGATCCCAACACCCTGTACTTCGCGGCCGGTATCAACGGAGAGAAGGGCGGTCTCTTCGGCTCGATCGCGGTCGTCCAGCCGGCAGCGGCCAACTTCACCCTTCAAGCGTCCGCCAATTCGGTTACAGTCGCTACAGGGCAGACGGCCGGGAACGTGACGCTGTCACTCGCCGCAGCGAACGGGTTCACAGGCCCTGTGACCTTTTCCTGCACACCTGCCTCGGTCACCTGCACCTTCAGTCAGCCGTCGGTCACGCTTTCCGGCTCTGGCACAACCTCGGTTACGGTAGCCATCGCTCCAACAGCTACATCAGCTCCACCAACGGGTGGTGGTTATAACAGATCTTCCAATCATTCTGTCAATTTGTTCCAGTCACGGGCCGGCATCACCCTAGCATTCATCGGCCCAGCCGGTCTGCTTGCATTCGCCAGTCTGAAGCGCAAATCGATCCTCGCAGGGGGATCTCTCTTTGCTCTCCTGCTGGTAGCGGCTACGGCAGCAATCGCCGGTTGCTCTTCGTCAGCTTCTCCGCAGCAGGCAGCTAGTACGACTCCCGTGGCACCCGCTTCGACACAGGTTACGGTCAATGCAATCTCGGGGGCGATTACACAAAGCGTCATGGTCACTCTAACTGTGCAATAG
- a CDS encoding di-heme oxidoredictase family protein has protein sequence MLIPHWRKVLLCSCLFAILIALGAGLVRVAAKSATEAPAGFNTPSFNSAQSVSNGIAEPTGDTFARDQQVYEQNETVANGLGPVYNATSCVTCHQNPNSGAASQITELRVGHNDENGNFVNPTIFINDGKNTITGRSIVNDRAIGPEAQETIPATENIRTLRAALNTLGDGFVEAIDDKTLIAIAEEQPELSEGRVHGEVVQAPIFEAPGQTRVGRFGWKDQHSSLLSFIGDAYLNEMGISNRLRPTNVTNVLNTTTGVEDQPDDLGLADIDHFAQFIRGTMVPPRDTVLAATPAALRGGELFRRVGCSVCHVQSITTAPPGTVIDGGMFTVPEALGDKIIHPFSDFLLHDIGTGDGIVQVGPQDTANKLRTAPLWGLRTKARFMHDLGSLSVDNAISRHDGEARQPARRFRELSPEEKEELITFLKTL, from the coding sequence ATGCTCATACCCCATTGGAGAAAGGTTCTCCTCTGTTCTTGCCTTTTCGCGATATTGATCGCGTTGGGTGCGGGACTCGTTAGAGTCGCAGCGAAGTCAGCAACTGAAGCGCCGGCCGGGTTCAACACTCCCAGCTTCAATAGCGCACAAAGTGTCAGCAATGGAATCGCCGAGCCAACTGGAGACACGTTTGCTCGGGATCAGCAGGTCTATGAGCAAAACGAGACGGTCGCGAATGGACTTGGACCTGTGTACAACGCAACGAGCTGCGTCACTTGTCATCAAAATCCGAATAGTGGGGCAGCCAGCCAGATCACGGAACTCCGGGTTGGGCACAATGATGAAAATGGCAATTTCGTAAACCCAACCATCTTTATCAACGACGGGAAAAACACGATTACCGGCAGGTCGATTGTCAACGATCGCGCTATCGGTCCGGAAGCCCAGGAGACCATACCTGCGACAGAAAACATCCGCACATTACGCGCTGCCCTCAACACCCTGGGGGATGGATTTGTGGAAGCCATCGACGACAAGACGCTGATCGCAATCGCCGAGGAACAACCGGAGTTGAGCGAAGGGAGAGTTCATGGGGAAGTTGTACAGGCCCCGATTTTCGAGGCTCCTGGACAGACCCGCGTGGGACGGTTCGGTTGGAAGGACCAACACAGCAGCTTGCTCTCCTTTATTGGCGATGCTTATCTCAACGAGATGGGAATCAGTAACCGGCTACGCCCTACAAATGTTACTAACGTCCTCAACACCACGACGGGCGTGGAAGATCAGCCAGACGATCTTGGGTTGGCTGACATCGACCACTTTGCTCAGTTCATACGCGGCACTATGGTTCCACCTCGAGACACAGTGCTTGCCGCGACCCCCGCAGCGTTAAGAGGAGGAGAACTTTTTAGGCGAGTCGGTTGTAGTGTTTGCCATGTGCAATCCATCACCACGGCCCCTCCAGGCACAGTTATAGATGGTGGCATGTTTACTGTTCCAGAGGCTCTTGGGGATAAAATAATCCATCCATTTAGCGACTTCTTGCTGCATGACATCGGAACCGGAGATGGAATTGTCCAGGTTGGACCCCAGGACACGGCCAACAAATTAAGAACTGCGCCGCTTTGGGGATTACGTACAAAGGCCCGCTTCATGCACGACTTGGGGTCATTATCTGTTGATAATGCTATCTCGCGTCACGATGGCGAAGCCCGCCAGCCCGCCAGACGTTTTAGAGAGTTGAGTCCCGAAGAAAAAGAGGAGTTGATTACCTTCTTGAAAACACTGTGA
- a CDS encoding anti-sigma factor family protein, whose product MNEKPQITEHLNSYTLNAFIDGELSPTERQGAEQHLATCHACALRVLSATQLKAATARAGHRFAPPAEALGRFAAQLRSQSQLQTNPLPQTSPQPQTKTPARLYSIRPAAWAALAAAILLTISLLSWRQLHQTNTLAAELLDQHLAILSSAATPQVISSDRHTVKPWFQGRLPFSFNLPDTAALPSDTILKGADLTYLNGQPAALLLFTIHKHQVSIFLMQRSTNSTLSTLSGARAGFTIHTAITPDLRIVAVSDVNPSELDNLLAVLVQIQKPA is encoded by the coding sequence ATGAATGAAAAGCCTCAAATCACCGAACATCTCAACTCGTACACACTCAACGCCTTCATCGACGGCGAACTTTCACCCACCGAACGCCAAGGAGCAGAGCAGCACCTAGCCACTTGCCACGCTTGCGCTCTGCGTGTCCTCTCCGCCACGCAACTCAAAGCCGCTACCGCACGTGCTGGGCACCGCTTCGCTCCGCCGGCCGAAGCGCTTGGCCGCTTCGCCGCACAACTCCGTTCCCAATCGCAGTTGCAGACAAATCCTCTGCCCCAAACAAGCCCGCAGCCGCAAACGAAAACGCCCGCTCGCCTCTACTCCATCCGTCCCGCAGCTTGGGCAGCACTTGCCGCAGCCATCCTGCTGACGATTTCACTCCTTAGTTGGCGTCAGCTTCATCAAACCAATACCCTTGCGGCCGAACTCCTCGACCAGCACCTCGCCATTCTCTCCAGTGCAGCCACTCCACAGGTCATCTCTTCCGACCGTCATACGGTCAAACCCTGGTTCCAGGGCCGCCTCCCCTTCAGCTTCAATCTTCCCGACACCGCGGCTCTACCATCAGATACGATTCTCAAAGGCGCGGACCTTACCTACCTCAACGGCCAGCCCGCGGCTCTGCTCCTCTTTACCATCCACAAACACCAGGTCTCCATCTTCCTCATGCAACGATCTACGAACTCAACCCTCTCCACTCTGTCGGGCGCCCGCGCAGGCTTCACCATCCATACCGCTATCACACCAGATCTCCGCATCGTCGCCGTCAGTGATGTCAACCCATCCGAACTCGACAACCTCTTAGCGGTTCTAGTTCAAATACAAAAACCCGCGTAA
- a CDS encoding IS110 family transposase, with the protein MMQETLNKQDRHLTVGLDLGDRSSFYCVLDEAGEVLMEQRLSTTPNAIKEIFGAMPRSRIALETGTHSPWVSRLLSELGHEAIVAHARSVRLIGESRRKDDRIDARTLARLVRIDPQLLCPVKHRSAEAQADLTVIRAAALVRTRTMLVNAARGLTRDLESTSLDLIYVLKLAYSVELCEGPKGPITEWRAAAYKISCQYPTSIHSSNFRPASLK; encoded by the coding sequence ATGATGCAGGAGACACTCAACAAGCAGGACCGACACCTGACCGTCGGTCTGGATCTGGGCGACAGGTCGAGCTTTTATTGCGTGCTCGATGAAGCAGGTGAGGTCCTGATGGAGCAGAGGTTGAGCACGACGCCCAATGCGATAAAAGAGATCTTTGGAGCGATGCCTCGGAGCCGTATCGCACTGGAGACCGGAACGCATTCACCGTGGGTAAGCCGGTTGCTTAGCGAACTCGGTCATGAAGCGATCGTGGCGCACGCGCGCAGCGTGCGACTGATCGGGGAGAGCAGGCGCAAGGATGATCGGATCGACGCCAGAACGCTTGCTCGACTGGTACGGATAGATCCACAGTTGTTGTGTCCAGTGAAGCATCGAAGCGCTGAGGCCCAGGCGGACCTGACGGTGATCCGGGCAGCCGCTCTGGTGCGTACACGGACGATGTTGGTCAACGCGGCGCGCGGCCTGACGAGAGACCTCGAATCTACGTCGCTCGATCTTATTTATGTTCTGAAACTTGCATATTCGGTAGAGCTCTGCGAAGGACCAAAAGGTCCAATAACAGAATGGCGAGCCGCTGCTTACAAGATCAGTTGCCAATACCCTACATCTATCCATTCGTCAAATTTTCGACCGGCTTCCTTGAAGTGA
- a CDS encoding sigma-70 family RNA polymerase sigma factor, with product MRQIQCTPEGEIPFGTLSLQGDQALAGFEQLAMPLSHSLYNFARWLAHNQHDAEDLVQETYLKALRSFASFEPGSNFQAWMFKILKNTFLTACSKQEHRTTIPIDMEKNSWALPATSDTPESLLIEHFDIDAVRSAIEQLSATHREVILLCDVEEASYREIAEILSIPIGTVMSRLARARKALCELLGRAPPVNHSRAAWFVPSKCARRMLELPKQKEDSGL from the coding sequence ATGAGACAAATTCAATGTACTCCAGAAGGCGAGATTCCATTCGGGACTCTATCGTTGCAGGGCGATCAGGCGTTAGCAGGATTTGAACAGTTGGCCATGCCCTTGTCGCATTCCCTTTACAATTTCGCGCGCTGGCTGGCGCACAATCAGCACGATGCCGAGGATCTGGTCCAAGAGACTTATCTAAAGGCCTTACGCAGCTTCGCATCGTTTGAGCCTGGCAGCAATTTCCAGGCATGGATGTTCAAAATCCTGAAGAACACTTTTCTAACAGCGTGTTCGAAGCAGGAACACCGCACGACTATTCCTATAGACATGGAGAAAAATTCCTGGGCGCTCCCGGCAACTTCCGACACTCCCGAGTCACTGCTGATCGAGCATTTCGACATCGACGCGGTTCGAAGCGCAATCGAGCAACTGTCAGCCACCCATCGAGAAGTCATTTTGCTTTGTGATGTTGAAGAGGCGTCCTATCGGGAGATCGCCGAAATATTGTCAATCCCAATTGGAACCGTTATGTCACGTCTAGCCAGGGCTCGGAAGGCACTCTGCGAGTTGCTCGGTCGCGCCCCCCCTGTAAACCACTCGCGAGCGGCTTGGTTCGTCCCATCGAAATGCGCGAGAAGGATGCTCGAGTTGCCGAAGCAGAAAGAGGACAGCGGGCTATGA
- a CDS encoding HAMP domain-containing sensor histidine kinase, whose protein sequence is MNATYRSNSAGTCCLSEMPILRARKVNAEPPKPPIPVPLVSEVPLVGGISTAPQICNGCKESKILAVAGRIAQSVSHDLRNHLTAIYSNVEFMSESRTTDVEREELREEVRAVIQDMTGMLDSLLLLAKTGQPPYPRLGSLNEVVEHAACMVRAHPDARDVDVVIQNVAPVACWMDSTKLGSAVYNLLLNACQAARLGLAPRRVEVTLAEDHRLVHIRVVDSGRGVPASIRKTLFQPFVSTDKINGIGLGLSIVDRTAREHGGYADLEESGQGRTVFGLHISKYALENLTPRSQP, encoded by the coding sequence ATGAACGCTACATATCGGTCGAACTCCGCCGGCACATGCTGCCTCTCTGAAATGCCGATCCTTCGAGCGAGGAAGGTTAATGCGGAGCCGCCAAAACCTCCGATTCCGGTGCCACTGGTCTCGGAAGTTCCCCTTGTGGGGGGAATAAGCACGGCGCCTCAGATATGCAATGGCTGTAAAGAATCCAAGATATTGGCTGTCGCGGGGAGAATAGCTCAATCGGTTTCACATGACCTCCGCAATCACTTGACTGCCATTTATTCCAATGTCGAATTCATGAGTGAATCCAGGACCACTGACGTGGAGCGAGAAGAACTTCGGGAGGAGGTACGCGCAGTGATCCAGGACATGACCGGCATGCTCGATTCTCTTCTGCTCCTTGCAAAGACGGGCCAACCGCCATATCCCCGTTTGGGATCTCTAAACGAAGTAGTGGAGCATGCGGCTTGCATGGTACGTGCCCATCCCGACGCAAGAGATGTCGACGTTGTGATTCAGAATGTAGCTCCTGTTGCCTGCTGGATGGATAGCACAAAACTTGGCAGCGCTGTTTATAACCTATTGCTTAATGCCTGCCAGGCAGCGCGGCTCGGACTCGCTCCGAGAAGGGTTGAAGTCACGCTTGCTGAGGACCACCGGCTTGTTCATATTCGGGTGGTTGACAGTGGCCGCGGAGTGCCTGCCTCCATTCGAAAAACGCTATTTCAGCCTTTTGTAAGTACCGATAAAATCAATGGAATCGGTCTTGGCCTTTCGATAGTAGATCGCACCGCGAGAGAGCATGGAGGCTATGCAGATTTGGAAGAGTCCGGCCAAGGGCGGACGGTCTTTGGTTTGCATATTTCAAAGTATGCGTTAGAGAATCTGACTCCAAGATCGCAGCCGTGA